ACCACGGTGGTGAATGCCTATGTCGGCCCGATCGTGAAGCTGTACATGGAACGGCTGACCGGTCGGCTGAACCAGGCGGGCTATGACGGCCCGCTGTTCATCATCCTGTCCCATGGCGGGGTCACGCGGGTCGACAAGGCGATTGCCCTGGCCGCCGGCACCTGCCTGTCCGGTCCCGCTGGCGGCATTGCCGGGGCACGGGCCTGCGCCCGCATGATCGACGCCCCGGATGTCATCCCCTTTGACATGGGCGGCACCTCGACCGAGGTGTCGCTGATCACCGGATCCGAAATCGCCCTGACGTCGGAACGCGGCCTGGCGGGCGAACGCATCGCCCTGCGCAGCTTCGACATCCTGTCGATCGGGGCGGGCGGCGGCTCCATCGCGCGGATGGACCCGGAAAGCGGCTTTTCCGTTGGTCCGCAATCCGCAGGGGCACAGCCGGGCCCGGCCTGTTTCGGGCGCGGCGGTCAGGAGGTCACGGTGACCGATGCAAACCTTGTGCTGGGATACCTGGGCACCGGGGCGCTGTCCGGCGGATCGCGTGACCTGGACCTGGAGGCCGCGCAGACGGCGATGGACCGGCTGGCGGGCGAGATGGGCCTGGACCGCATGGCCACCGCCGAAGGGGTGCGCCGCCTGATCAACATCCGCATGGCGGATGGAATCCGCATGATGACCCTGCGCCGGGGCGTCGATCCGCGCGGATACACGCTGCTGAGCTTTGGAGGGGCCGCCGGGCTTCACTCCGTGGACGTGGCCCGCGAGATGGATATCAGCCGGGTGGTGGTGCCCACCGTTGCCTCCGTCCTGTCCGCCTGG
This genomic stretch from Pseudooceanicola aestuarii harbors:
- a CDS encoding hydantoinase/oxoprolinase family protein, whose product is TTVVNAYVGPIVKLYMERLTGRLNQAGYDGPLFIILSHGGVTRVDKAIALAAGTCLSGPAGGIAGARACARMIDAPDVIPFDMGGTSTEVSLITGSEIALTSERGLAGERIALRSFDILSIGAGGGSIARMDPESGFSVGPQSAGAQPGPACFGRGGQEVTVTDANLVLGYLGTGALSGGSRDLDLEAAQTAMDRLAGEMGLDRMATAEGVRRLINIRMADGIRMMTLRRGVDPRGYTLLSFGGAAGLHSVDVAREMDISRVVVPTVASVLSAWGMLASDLRTEATRSRPMDATGLTDPAIRAVLAELEAEARAQMPEALALDLRAEPSAEMRYGEQIFEIDVPLDGLDLAAPGLAEAVRQRFHARHEALYTYASPEQEVDLVNARVAVVGAVERGDMARRLAPADGPARPVASRPVWQSGTQAGIAVYDLAMLAPGHTLSGPCMVVSETTSVLLGRGDRARLTDHGWLDITVAPKSVAASAATETIHNQPAPV